AACTTAGGGTCCATTGAATCAAGCCTTTGGATGCAAGGATTTGGTTTCCTTAGTCCTACCAAATGAAAGCATAACAAGAAAACATATCATATATCATATCAAttccatccatatatatatatatatatctcatgcCTAACCATTTGCAATTCTCAGGAGAAGAGAAAGATTCAAACCGATTTACTCTTAAATTCTAGGCACTCAAACAGCTATAAAGGTCGATCATATAATCAATAAAAAGGTCAACCAATCAAAAGGTATATTGAGGCGACAAGTTCTTCTTAATAAACTTAATAGCCTAATCCTTATAATTCAACATGCTGAAATCCTATAAACTCACATAAGGTAGAGTATAAGTCATAAGCTTAGGAACTTAATACGATCGGCTTCTTCTAGTCGTTCTACCCCCATTCCATACTCTTTACTTCCCATCAGTATTCTCTTTGCAATAATAAGAACCAATCAATAACTGATTTATCTTATtcctcaaatcatcatttTAGCTTCACAATTTCAAACAAGTAGTTATGTAGATTAAATTGCTATGGCAGCTAggttagtaaaaaaatatatctatcACCAAGCCCAATAAATCATTTCCATGCTATTAAACCGCCAATCGACAATCTCCAACTTAATAACATAACTAAAATTACCCAATTCTATAGCAGCAAAGGAAAGCTAAATAACTTGACAAAACTCAGGTTATATTAGTCATTTAACCACAGTTAGAAATCCTAAAATCAACTATTAAACCAACTTCTTCAACTCAACACCCAAACATACTACTACTTTCTAATTTGCTAAAACACAATAggactaattaattaaaagagaaACCTAATCAGCAATACATACCCAAAACCCATCAATAACGGGTCACCATGTCAAGGCCTTCCTCGCAGTGTTCTCCAATTTCCCAAAATGCAGACTTGAAGAAGGCAGGGAAAACTATGGGCTCAAGGGAAGTTATTTGGGCCACGGGGGCTCTAAATGTTTCTCAAGCCCATACTTAACAATCTGcactataattataatatatgtatatagtatatatatttccgtGTGTGTTATAATGCCATCAAAATAGACacactatatatatgcatagtATATGCATGAGTGTGTAAAAATACCGGGTCTCACAATATACAAATGgagaataaagaaaagaaaagaaaaaaaagggatttttttccccccccaATTCCTTTTGAAACAGTCGGTTAAGAAAAGACATAATCTGGTTCAGCACCTGGACCATCTAGGATTCATCCTTACTGTTAGATAGATCAGTCACTGGCGGCAAGAAACTGCAATCAAAATCCAGTATTTCTTCGTTCTCTTCATTGGAAAATCATCACGTTTTCTAAGGAACCGTTGCTTGTGCTCGTATACCataaaaatcgtgatctggaTGAACTTCTTTTAATGGTACATGAAATTCTCCTTGATCGTTTCTATGTTTCTGAGATGACCAAATTTTATGGGACTTGAAGATCACTGGCGAATTTTCTATCACAACGGACTATAAAGAAATTGAAGTTTGCCATCATTTAGAGACGagaaagcaaaatgaatacaGCAAATGAATATGTTGTATATGCGCTGCCTATAAGATATATGGATACAGTCTGAGCAGAATGCTACTTTCTGGAATAAGCTCCGAACCATATAGTGTGGGAGTTCTCTCAGGGTGTTATAAATTCGATCTTGCATTTATGGCGGCTTCTTCCATTGAACTTCCATCACCTAGAAATTGTTCCGTGCAACCCATCACCAAATCAAGAAAAGGCAATAGGTGACACAGCGTCCACGTGAAGAACCTTTCACAGATCCGTTGATTCGGCataataccggaactacgacctttaATCTCCTATTGATTATTTGAATACCTAGGAAATTAGCATCCAACTCGAATCGAATCCGAGAATGGGCGAAAGAGTATGGTAGCTCTaaactttattaaaaaaatcaacaaccaTTTAATCCTAGGGTTTACATCTCttaaataggaattaaaaCGCTTAATTTACACGAAagacataaaattttattaaaattgcaaaaacgtCCAAgtaacataaaaatgcccgtttAAGGCTCTAAATGATGGAATTCGGCataaatctcgtcttttcacgGGTGAAGGCGTAAGTTGTGCTCAGGAGGTCGTTTCCCTCGAGACAGGGTCGTTATAACCTGTTTTTCTCGAGGTACCGATTTGTCACGTCTTTTGTCACATCAATAGGGAAGCATACACCGATAGAGATAACAAGGGGACTAAGTCAAGGACCACATGATCATACATGGAACTGAATCCAAATAATATACTTTCACCTGAGAAAGTAAAAGTAACAATTAAGAGCAAATCCGTAATCATTGCAGTTCAGCAtacaataaatgaaaataggAATCGTATCGCCTATTCCATGACTCAATCTTTCTCGCCTCGAAAAGTTGGGATGGTTTTAGACATAAGCTTTTGTGGGAGTGGTAGCATATTTCCATGTAACACGAGCCGCAAAAATCGTAGGATGTATCACCAACTAGCCCGCTCAGTGTGTGGCACAGCATCAAAAATCTCTTTCATGGTGTTCTTCCATCCATTTCAATCTAATGGAACAGATAATTATCACCAGGTTCTATGTCTCAGTAGTTCCTGCAAATTATCGAGACATAACTACCAGTAAATACTCTGAAAATTCAGATCCGGGGTGCAGCTGATGTCGGTTCTCATGCATATATGCATCACATTGATAATGAAATAACACTGCCGCCTACTCCAAGTAAAGGAAATGGTCATTGGCTGATTATATACCGGGAATTGGCACAACAtaatttccttgttcaagAACCCAAGCGGGTGCCAGTTGTACAGGAGAGGAGTACACCCATTCTCTTTTGCAAAGCTCTCCATCCGAAGATAGATCTTCTTGATCTTGTTCACATTCTCCTTCCAGAATCTAGCTAGGGTGCTTTGCCTTGCAGAAAATCGGATTCTTATTAGTAGTTAAAAGGGGACAAAAGGGAAACATGCCAAGACGTTGTCGTGGCCTAGGAGCCATTGTCCTCTAACAATCACTAACTATCACCCCTACGACGTCGCCGGTAGATTCTGACACCACCAGTGACCTCGTCTTTGGTGTTATTGGCTGGGTTGAGCCGAGCAGGTGCAAGGGGACAAAAGTTGCTCCGTCTCATAGTTTAGGGGGCAAAAAGTTGCTCAGTCTCATAGTTTAGGGAGTGATAcgataatttttctaattgagcttttaagtggattgTTGACGTGGATGACACGTAAGATAATGGTAATGGTGGTAGCCATGTGTCAACTTGAAGTCTAGGTTGGGCATATTTACTGGGGAAGATTAATTTgggaattattttcaaaatggaAATTATTTTGGGGAAAAGCTCGCCAAGGAGCGGGGttcttttataaaaaaacTATCGATTGGGTCTTTCAAGTTACCACAACCTCCAGATTGATCCTTGGAGAAATCTTACCATCAATATAGTCCCTGACGTTTTATTTTGCCTATCAAAACAGGCCGTCGTTAAAACGACAAGACAAAAATCTGTTGTGGCATCATAAGTGACCGATGCCGTAAATTGGTCCGTTTAACTCTAAAAGCGAAGTCGCCTTGTTCTtctagaaaatttttaaaaaaaaattcaaaaaaaaaaaaatcaaatgaacGGAGGGGAGCCACCGCAGGAGCTCCACCCTCTGctcccttttctcttttttcttttgggctTGTCTCTGTCTTTTTCCAGTCAAAAGTAATATATGTTGCCGGCCactatatttaaattaaattaataataataataatttgttatATGTACCCAGCTAAGTAAGCTGGCTGTTGGGACGTGATCAGTATCACTCTCACCTGCTCCTTTTAGATCTGACTGAGGCGCTCTATTAGTATTTGTTGttgtttcctcttcttcttcttcttcttcttcttcttcttctttatgtttttttgtCTCAAGGATGAATGCCAAAACCCCCAGACTTCTTAAGTATCCCTTCCATGAACATGCCCTGGTCCTGAAAGAGCTGAGCAAAAATTTCAGCTGGGAGTGCCACTTCTGTAGTTTATCCTCGAAAGGCGGTCTGGCCTACGGTTGCATAGAGTACTGTGAGTTCTTCCTCCACAAATCATGCACCGAACTGCCCCCCGAGATTCAACATCCCTCTCATCCACAGCACCCGCTTGTATTGTCCGTATCAAAACCGACGCGTCGCTGTTATGGGTGTCCTTACCCGCTACGTTGTCTGTTCATCTATCAATGTCGTGACTGTCAAATAGGCTTACATGTGGGATGTGCAGCTGCAACTCTCCCTCctcctgaagaagaagaagaagagcataaGGATGAGCAAAAGCACGAGGACAGGGACCACCACGAGGAGGACATGATTGAGCACTTCGCTCATGACCATCCTCTTTCATCCTTCCACGTGGATGCGCCAAATTATATCGAATGCAAGGTATGCGGAAAGGGTATCTCCGGTCGCGTCTATGGTTGCCGTGCCTGCATATTCGTGCTGCACGAATCTTGCGCTCTGGGACCCCGAGAGATAATGAATCATCCTTTCCATCCACAGCACCGGCTTGCTGGCGGGTGTCTCGAGGATTCAGTTAGATGCGACGTCTGCAACCGTTACTGTAGCTTTGCATACAGCTGCAATGAATGTCATATCAATCTCGATGCCAAATGTGCTGTTTCCATTGTGCATCCTCCTCCTCGAGATCATGATCAGAGTCGTAGCACAGACGATATGCGAGATCAGATCAATGATCTTTCCCACCCCCGCCAACTGACATCTCTTCATGCAAAAATGGAGCTTGAAGCCACCTGCAACCTCTGCAGGAAGAAGATATCGGGTGATTTTTACTGTTCGCCTGGCTGCCCTGTCCTGCTCCACCAATCGTGCGGCGGCTTGCCCCAAAAGATAGTGCACCCTCTTCATCCAGACCACCCTCTCATTTGCCAAACAGATCTTGATCGTAATTGCTCTTTCTGTTCTGGTTATGCGGAGGCCTTTGTATTCAAGTGTGAAGAGTGTCACTTTTCCCTTCATGCGGGATGTGCTCTCCAATCTGTCTCTGCTACGAAAGAGGAATTAACTCTTAACAGTGAGCTTCTCCATGAACACCCCATGAGACTTCAGTTTCTAACTAAGGGACATCGTTATAATTCAGGCAGTATTGTCTGCTGCGAGTGCCCTGCTGAAGGTCTGGTTTACGTCTGTACAAATTATTGCAGCACGATGATCCATAAAACATGTGCTGAGCTACCACGTGAATTAGAACACCCTATTCACCCACAGcatcctctccttctttcttttgagCCACTCGACAAATCCAATCCTTGCTCTGCATGTCTGGAAAGCTCTCGAGGATTCACCTATTACTGTGATTATTGTAAGATCCAGTTCCACGCGCATTGTGTTATGAGGAGGCCGACTCTAAAACATCCGCGTCACGAGCATAGCCTATCCTATTTCAAAGAGATAGGCCGCGATCTCTACGGGGCACAATGCAATGTTTGTTACGATGAGTGCAGGATTGACTTCTACCGCTGTGTACCCTGCAACTATAATCTTCACTTCAGTTGCCTGCCTCTGCCCCCTTTGGTCAAACACGAATTCCACTTCCATCAGCTGGTGCTATGTGATAGAGTTGTTGACGACTTTTATGATTATGAGGAGCAGTACTGCGATGTGTGTGAGACACTCAGGCACCCAGAACAGGGTATTTATTATTGCGAGGAGTGTAATTATGATGCCCATATCGATTGCGTCATCCCCAAGGTAAGCCCCACATCCCAAAATTCCACCACATTCTTATTCTTGGAAGCATTACATGGCTAGCCACGACTCTTTCTGAGTCATCCCCATCTTAATTTCTGTCTCGAGAATGAAGCAATGATAGGAAAAAcctgaagaaggaaaaagaagccGCCGCTCTTAGCTAGACCTTTTCTTGGAAAGAAAATTGTTGTACAATTCATAATATATTGTCtatgaattatatat
The sequence above is drawn from the Punica granatum isolate Tunisia-2019 chromosome 5, ASM765513v2, whole genome shotgun sequence genome and encodes:
- the LOC116208259 gene encoding uncharacterized protein LOC116208259, coding for MNAKTPRLLKYPFHEHALVLKELSKNFSWECHFCSLSSKGGLAYGCIEYCEFFLHKSCTELPPEIQHPSHPQHPLVLSVSKPTRRCYGCPYPLRCLFIYQCRDCQIGLHVGCAAATLPPPEEEEEEHKDEQKHEDRDHHEEDMIEHFAHDHPLSSFHVDAPNYIECKVCGKGISGRVYGCRACIFVLHESCALGPREIMNHPFHPQHRLAGGCLEDSVRCDVCNRYCSFAYSCNECHINLDAKCAVSIVHPPPRDHDQSRSTDDMRDQINDLSHPRQLTSLHAKMELEATCNLCRKKISGDFYCSPGCPVLLHQSCGGLPQKIVHPLHPDHPLICQTDLDRNCSFCSGYAEAFVFKCEECHFSLHAGCALQSVSATKEELTLNSELLHEHPMRLQFLTKGHRYNSGSIVCCECPAEGLVYVCTNYCSTMIHKTCAELPRELEHPIHPQHPLLLSFEPLDKSNPCSACLESSRGFTYYCDYCKIQFHAHCVMRRPTLKHPRHEHSLSYFKEIGRDLYGAQCNVCYDECRIDFYRCVPCNYNLHFSCLPLPPLVKHEFHFHQLVLCDRVVDDFYDYEEQYCDVCETLRHPEQGIYYCEECNYDAHIDCVIPKANLEKRRQMEDIKLKQLDEQIASKEAGAETLKTKMELAKKEWEMSKEKWEIAMKDLEELKKKRREIPSS